Proteins from a genomic interval of Quercus lobata isolate SW786 chromosome 11, ValleyOak3.0 Primary Assembly, whole genome shotgun sequence:
- the LOC115967535 gene encoding TMV resistance protein N-like, producing the protein METDSSSFPSSYSTTAWRKKYDVFLSFRGEDTRNNFMGHLYEALIQKGIVTFKDDEKVERGKPISPELSKAIEESEFAIVILSENYASSTWCLDELAKIIHYKNEMGITVLPVFHYVDPSDVRKQWGTFAQAFAKHEEKENKERVEKWRDALRQVANLRGWHLEDTWPEIEDIKDIVEWISLNLKYDAFPYIAKNLVGIYPRVMKLKSCLALGSYDVRFIGIWAMGGMGKTTLARVVYNMISKKFEDCVFIEDVREKIEKYGVVPLQEKIIKVLKEKDTKIQEKYDGVCKIYNRLCKKKILLVLDDVDKLKHLEMLAGEHDWFGSGSRIIITTRDKHVLEAHGVDEIYEVKGLCHEDSLQLFSLKAFKEKHVPNDYLKLSNHFLSYAADLPLALEVLGSFLIGRSLDEWNSVLKRLKQYPEEDIFQVLKISFDGLQKPQKEIFLHIACFFNHHKKDYVVEKLNILGLYPGIGLKELIDKSLLKIINEDIVWMHDLLEEMGRSIVSQEYPDDLGKRSRLWCYEDIDKVLRKNKGTEAIQAMVIWDTYDKAQMAHWKPEAFSNMYNLKFLRMNDVAYVPTHLPDDLRILDWISYSSKSLPSSFQSDELVQLCLQKSRIEQLWIGIKKFEKLKFIDLTASSYLIITPDFTEVPNLEKLVLERCINLHKFHPSIRILKKLIHLNLKGCERLNPPSCMFESECLVALELSNCSNLKKSPIFVGNMEFLQKPFLDRTAVVELIRNFPQNLRIVNGLENLDLSYTAIEELPSSIVHLRELTSLTLRYCINLVHLSSTICSLKLLNSLDLFGCLKLDNLPEEIGNMQLLELLNLSWTAIKEVPSSIVRLKNLKQLHIRGWKLSEFYARPASPEWNDPLQTALFSLPTSPAPWNILLPSFLYYSLPTRPVLLGLLLPSLSGLQSLTYLHLSDCDLLSIPNDFGCLSSLAHLNLSGNNFVSLPKSISQLSKLQTLLLEGCRRLQSLESVPPTIDSVIANNCTSLERFPELQFHLLTSNHSHLNFQCLNCFKLVDNIQSISNMIQGQSVKLPCILDIIIPGGEIPKGFSPVGWCDNIQVPNSSEGTRNK; encoded by the exons ATGGAAACAGACTCATCATCTTTCCCAAGTTCTTATTCTACTACTGCTTGGAGGAAAAAGTATGATGTCTTCCTCAGTTTCAGAGGCGAGGACACCCGCAACAATTTTATGGGTCATCTCTATGAAGCATTGATACAGAAAGGCATTGTCACCTTTAAAGACGATGAAAAAGTCGAGAGAGGAAAACCCATTTCGCCAGAGCTGTCAAAAGCGATAGAAGAATCAGAATTTGCTATAGTTATTCTCTCAGAAAACTATGCTTCTTCAACTTGGTGCTTAGATGAACTTGCAAAGATCATTCACTACAAAAACGAGATGGGAATAACAGTTTTGCCTGTCTTTCACTATGTAGACCCATCTGATGTACGGAAACAATGGGGAACTTTTGCTCAGGCATTTGCTAAacatgaagaaaaagagaacaaagaaagggtggaaaagtggagagatgCTTTGAGACAAGTAGCCAACCTTCGCGGATGGCATTTAGAGGATACATG GCCTGAGATAGAAGACATCAAAGACATAGTGGAATGGATATCACTTAATTTGAAATATGATGCGTTCCCATATATTGCCAAGAACCTAGTAGGAATATACCCTCGAGTGATGAAATTGAAGTCATGTTTAGCTCTAGGATCATATGATGTTCGCTTTATAGGAATTTGGGCAATGGGGGGAATGGGCAAGACAACTCTTGCTAGAGTTGTTTATAATAtgatttctaaaaaatttgaagattgtGTTTTTATTGAGGATGTCAGGgaaaagattgaaaaatatGGTGTTGTTCCACTGCAAGagaaaattattaaagttttgaaGGAAAAGGATACGAAAATACAAGAGAAGTATGATGGAGTTTGCAAGATCTACAATAGGTTATGTAAGAAAAagattcttcttgttcttgatgaCGTCGATAAATTGAAACATTTAGAAATGTTAGCTGGGGAGCATGATTGGTTTGGTTCCGGCAGTAGAATTATCATAACAACAAGAGATAAGCATGTGCTGGAGGCACATGGAGTAGATGAAATATATGAAGTTAAAGGATTATGTCATGAAGATTCTCTTCAACTATTTTCCTTAAAAGCCTTTAAAGAAAAGCATGTCCCAAATGATTATTTAAAGCTATCTAACCATTTTTTGAGTTATGCTGCTGACCTTCCTTTAGCTCTTGAGGTTTTGGGTTCCTTTTTGATTGGAAGAAGTCTTGACGAATGGAATAGTGTGCTAAAGAGACTTAAACAATATCCTGAGGAAGATATTTTCCAAGTacttaaaataagttttgatgggCTGCAGAAACCACAGAAGGAAATATTCTTGCATATTGCGTGCTTTTTTAATCATCATAAAAAAGATTATGTAGTAGAAAAACTAAACATTCTTGGCCTTTACCCTGGTATAGGACTGAAGGAACTCATTGATAAATCTCTCTTGAAAATTATTAATGAGGATATTGTGTGGATGCATGATTTACTTGAAGAAATGGGTAGGAGCATAGTTTCTCAAGAGTACCCTGATGATCTTGGGAAGCGTAGTAGATTGTGGTGTTATGAGGACATTGACAAAGTGTTAAGAAAAAATAAG GGAACAGAAGCTATTCAAGCCATGGTTATTTGGGATACTTATGACAAAGCACAAATGGCACATTGGAAACCTGAGGCCTTTTCCAATATGTACAATCTTAAATTTCTTAGAATGAATGACGTTGCCTATGTCCCCACACATCTTCCTGATGATTTAAGAATTCTTGATTGGATTTCGTATTCTTCAAAATCTTTGCCATCAAGTTTCCAGTCAGATGAGCTTGTTCAACTTTGTTTGCAAAAGAGCAGAATTGAACAACTTTGGATAGGAATAAAG AAATTTGAGAAGTTGAAGTTCATTGACTTGACTGCCTCCTCATACCTGATTATAACTCCAGACTTCACTGAAGTGCCAAATCTTGAGAAATTAGTTCTCGAAAggtgtataaatttacacaagTTTCACCCATCCATCAGAATTCTTAAGAAACTTATTCATCTTAATTTAAAAGGTTGCGAAAGACTAAATCCTCCTTCATGCATGTTTGAAAGTGAGTGTCTTGTGGCTCTTGAACTTTCTAATTGCTCAAACCTCAAGAAATCTCCAATATTTGTGGGAAACATGGAATTCTTACAGAAGCCTTTTTTGGATCGCACTGCTGTTGTGGAACTAATTAGAAACTTTCCACAGAACCTAAGGATAGTCAATGGCCTAGAGAATCTTGATTTGAGTTATACAGCTATAGAGGAGCTGCCTTCATCAATTGTACATTTGAGAGAACTTACTTCATTGACTCTAAGATATTGCATAAATCTTGTGCACCTTTCTAGCACCATTTGTAGTTTGAAGTTGCTTAATTCTCTTGATCTTTTTGGATGCTTAAAATTAGACAACTTGCCAGAAGAAATAGGAAATATGCAACTTTTGGAGCTGCTTAATTTGAGTTGGACAGCCATAAAAGAGGTTCCTTCTTCCATTGTTCGCCTTAAAAATCTCAAACAGCTGCATATTCGTGGATGGAAGTTATCTGAATTTTATGCTCGGCCAGCAAGTCCTGAGTGGAATGACCCTTTACAAACTGCATTATTTTCCCTGCCAACAAGTCCTGCTCCATGGAACATATTATTGccttcatttttatattattccCTGCCAACAAGACCTGTTCTGCTGGGCTTGTTATTGCCTTCCTTATCAGGTCTGCAGTCTTTAACATATTTGCATCTTAGTGACTGCGATCTTTTGTCAATCCCCAATGATTTTGGCTGCTTGTCCTCTTTAGCACACTTAAATCTAAgtggaaataattttgtttccCTTCCTAAAAGTATCTCTCAACTCTCTAAACTTCAAACACTTCTTTTGGAGGGCTGCAGGAGGCTTCAATCATTGGAAAGTGTTCCACCAACTATTGATTCTGTGATTGCAAACAATTGTACCTCACTGGAGAGATTTCCAGAACTGCAATTTCATCTTCTTAcatccaatcactcccatttgaATTTCCAGTGTCTAAACTGCTTCAAATTGGTTGATAATATTCAAAGCATCAGTAACATGattcag GGACAAAGTGTTAAACTACCTTGCATCTTAGACATTATTATCCCTGGAGGAGAAATCCCGAAAGGGTTTAGCCCTGTAGGTTGGTGTGATAACATACAAGTGCCTAATT CCTCGGAAGGTACCCGAAATAAGTGA